GATGTAaacaagaagaacaactttattcatcacatgtacacttgtgaaattcctctctgcattatctcatctgaagcagtgaacacacacatacccagagcaatgggcagccatgctaacagctgcccagggagcatttgggggttaggtgcctcgttcaagggcacctcagctcaaggccgtcccatgttaacctaacctgcatgtctttggactgttggggaaaccggagcacccggaggaaacccacgcagacacagggagaacacagaAAGGACCTTGTCAGCCAATGGGCTcgaaccgagaaccttcttgctgtgaggtgacagtgctaaccacaacaccaacgTGCCACCCTTACTCATTAGCCTGGATTTAGagttatcttcaagtcagtatggacCTTGAAAAAGTACCATCCACACCTGATAAATCATTTCAGCAGCAAATCATCAGATGATTCTTATGATGAAATCAATAGTACTCTGCAATCACAAAGTTGGGAAGACAGGAAAAAGGATTCTGGTGCTgatgtggaaagtgtgccaagcAGAAAACTGATACTGAATGTGTTTATTGTAAAGCGCACAAACTTTTTTGTGATACAATATAGGCAGTCATTGAATTGTTTCACGGATAAACCCGGTTTGGGAACGTATGCCACACACAAGCATGCATTTGAAATGGACTATATACAGACCATGATAGCCTGTGTGTAGTATGGAGCATGATGTGAGAGGGAcagcaccagatggagaactcGCAAATCGGTAAGCAGACTACTATATGTACTGtatacaaaagaattttaaagcgcTGCTTTATGCGACACAGAGTGACAATACAGggtagtcaaaatgcatttgtgcaaaattTGTAATGTGTCTAGCCTttgtttatttttcccttcagtgGAATTCATGATGCTATCAATCTTCACACAAGCCCCTAAACCACAAAAGTATCAGTGACTCACCTCAATTGCTGCACTAGCTGTCAGCAGTTATTCTTTTCCTTGTTTCGTCTGACCAAAAAATATGATACCAATTATAGCTCTAACGATGCTTGGTGAAGTTCAGCTGCTGCTTGTGGTTTTGTGAGACTCTATCAGGAAGAGCTTTTCTTTTGCAATACTTCCAAACAGCTTCTTGTTATGAAACTGGTGTTTAACAGTTGATTTCCAAACTTGACAACCAAGAATCAACTACAGTGGatgtaaaaagtgtacacaccctgttaaaatggtaggtttttctgatgtaaaaaaatgagaacatgataaataatttcaaaactttccccacctttaatgtgacctataacctgcacaattcaattgaaaaacaaacaaatctgtttggggggaaaacataaaaaataaaaatgtacaataagctggttgcataagtgtgcacacccttaaactaatactttgttgaaacaccttttgatttaattacaacatTCAATGTTTTTGGATagaagtctatcagcctgccacatctagacttgccaatatttgcccactctttcttgcaaaagcactccaaatctgtcagattgcgagggcatctcttgtgtgcacagccctcttcaggtcaccccacagattttcaattggatttaggtctgggctctggctgagccattattttgttgatttcgatgtatgcttggggtcattgttatgctgaaagatgaaattcctcttcatcttcagccttctagcagacacctgaaggtttttgggccagaattgactggtatttaacactgttcataattccctccaccttgactaaagcccctgttccagctgaagaaaaacaaccccaaaacatgatgctgccaccaccatgcttcaccgtgggtatggtgttcttttggtgatgcgcagagttgtttttgcaccaaacatctcatctcattatctctagccgctttatccttctacagggtcgcaggcaagctggagcctatcccagctgactacgggcgaaaggcggggtacaccctggacaagttgccaggtcatcacagggctgacacatagacacagacaaccattcacactcacattcacacctacggtcaatttagagtcaccagttaacctaacctgcatgtctttggactgtgggggaaaccggagcacccggaggaaacccacgcggacacagggagaacatgcaaactccgcacagaaaggccctcgccggccacggggctcgaacccggaccttcttgctgtgaggcgacagcgctaaccactacaccaccgtgccgcctgcaccaaacataccttttggaattgtggccaaaaagttcaaccttggtttcatcagaccatgacacattttcccacatgcttttgggagagttgatggtttttttttttgcaaaatttagccgggcctggatgtttttctttgaccctacctcatagttcagacatatggagaatacgggagattgttgtcacatgtagtacacaaccagtacttgccagaaattcctgcagctccttcagtgttgctgtaggcctctcggcagcctccctgaccatgtTTTCGTTTTgtctttcatcaattttggagagacatccagttctcggtaatgtcactgttgtctctattttctccacttcttgatgactgtcttcactgtgctccatggtatatctaatgccatggaaatttttttgtccccttctcctgactgatacctttcaacagtgagctccctttgatgctttgtaagctctctgtgaaccctggcttttgctggaggatgcaacggagtaaatgtctgaactttatttggggttaatcagagtcattttagttgatggcaggtgtgaacccaaaaagtctgaatgctgtaattaaatcaaaaggtgcttcaacaaagtaagcaaagtattagtttaagggtgtgcacacttgtgcaaccagcttattgtacgttttttattttttatgttttccccctaacaaaTTTAtagtttacatcagaaaaacatcattttaacggggtatgtacgctttttatatccactgtacacacATTTCTAAAACTGTCATCTTTGAGCTCTTTTTTAGAGGACTGTACTCATGAGTCCAATTACCAGCAGATTTTCAGCTCTTTCAGACACATGAAACCATTTATAATTCTGGTTAATGGTGTTTTTCATTGCTTGTGTATTTAACATATACAGTACCTTATTAGTGCTGGCCAACAATCATCTGTCTTATTTCTTTTGAAAGTTCTTTGGTATTTCCAACAGTCATGGGAGACAAAAGAATTTCACATGTGGGCAACCTTGTATTTACCCCAGGGACATAAATCGCCTTATTGTGCATTTattaaaaagacacttcatgtcttaaagtaatgaaggatgtcatttctctttacttagctgaacatttcttgacataatatggtttagtacagttgtggaataggactatttactgtttctttattatttactgtttactgtttgagctcaagcgcattaagaaggcaataaattgcagtaattaccttttgacaaggcacacctgttacctgaacagcattccaggtgactacctcatgaagctgattaagataatgccaataatgttcaaaatgtcatcaaggtaaatgcttcaAAGAAAAactttgaagaacctaaaatatgaCACATTTTGGGGGGttattaaacacttttttgtttatcacataattccatatatgttccagatgttatttcatagttttggtgtcttcagtattgttctacgatgtagaaactagtcaaaatacagaaaaacctatgaatgagtggggtgtccaaacttttgactggtactctatgTACTTTTAGTTGGGTGATTTTCTTGACTGCTTCTTTTACTTTGCCAATGTGTTTTGTGCACTTTCTACCACTTTGCATGCATATATCATTTTATCTTACAGGGTGAAGgctgaaacatccatccattatccataaccgcttatcctgtgcagggtcgcaggcaagctggagcctgtcccagctgactatgggcgagaggcagggtacaccctgatcaccagctcatcgcagggctgacacatagagacaaacaaccattcacactcacacttatggtcaatttagagccaccaattagcctaacctgcatgtctttggactgtgggggaaactggaggaaacccacgcagacacggaagaacatgcaaactccacacagaaaggccctcgtcgactactgggctcaaacccagaaccttctttctgtgaggtgacagcgctaaccactacaccatcgtcccACCCTCAGGCTGAAACAGTGGTCGATATTCATGGTACATACTGTTGTGTTTTTATtcgttaaattcgtttcttaagacacgtatttttttgtatgttacctcgtttgttaagacacgtatttgtaaaaaaatacgtgtcttaagaaacgaatttaaagaatagttataataatcagacataatgaattttcactacatattgtTGTGTTTATTTGCATTATTTACAGTGGATCACAAACAAAGATATCAACAAAACATTGTACACATTCATTACCTGTAATGTTAACAGAAGCCATACATGCATACTCTATACACGTTTATCTGTAAACCATGTATATTACAGCTACACATGATACAGCACAGCAGTTTCATATGTATACATTTTACAGGTCAGTTTCATCTATAGGTTCACAAAGAAGTAAAAATAAGTGCAGGCAGCTCTCACAAGGGAATTGAATCCTGTATATCAGATGAATATCTCTGGGTTTCTGTGTGCACAATGAAACTCATTTAATTTTCTTTCATCTCTTTCATTCTCACTATGTCCAAATGATTTGCAGTATTTAATTAATAGATGATAACTATAAACACAGATCTATAATGtgaataaaaatgtgtgtgtggggggggttcattgttttttgttttcataaCAGACTTCAGTTTCCCATGTGGTCATTATTTATTTAGAAATTAATTTTGGTGTCCTTCATTCTAGGCATGTTCATTTGTTTATTAACACATACGTTGACATGAACAGTGTCCATATTGTGATATTACGCTTCCCAAGAACAAGTAATTGAAAGGCTAATGACATAAATATCTAGGTATGACCAGTTTTCACCAACTTGTCTGAAAGTCACTTTGAAATGCTCTGTCTACAAGCAGAGGAACCACCAACCCCCATATAGGGAAGTTCTTTTAAAACTCAGTGTGCTGGACAACGTGATCAGCTTGTTTTTGAACAGGTTTGTCTGCATGCAGTCAGGTGCAGTGGCTTCTGGGTGAAGCATTTCAAAGCACTGAACTCTTAAAACAAGTAGAACAGAGATAAGACTTCCTTGTTCTTGAGAATCAGTTTTTGTCGTATATGTAAAGAAGTCTGAAAACTGCAACAGTGCTTCCCTAATACCAATACAAATCCTTCTTCTCCATCACTGGTACACCTATAAAAGAAACAGGACAAATTATGGACATGAAAGCAGCCATTTCTATACTCGTTACAATACCTGCTGTTCAAGTAAATCTTTATTATGTggttttattattgtttttgtgTTTATGTGGTTATTATTATTGCTTGCTCATAAGCAATCTAAGTCTGGATTTCTGTAATGCTTCTTCGTTGACAATGTCTACTCTTAAACATGCTATTTGAATAAAACTGGATTCAATTAAATTGAATTGTCATAAAATAGCTTTATAGCTCAGCTATTCAATCACAACGGATGTAAGTACAGGTAATTGTACTAGAAAATTACTGATAATGTGAAAATATGCACATTTAAGATGAGAGAGCTGAATTGAAGTCGGATCAACATATTATCAGACTAAAACTGGATGTAAAACTGAGTTCCTATATAAAATCTTAACATACAGGACTAGATTTAGTTCATAAGGACAATGGCATTTACTATACGTACTGTAAAACATCGGGCCGACTGAAGATAGAAATATTATAACTAGTGAATTCCAAGCGTATATTTTACAGTAAGTAGTACAAAACCCTATGTGTAAATTCCAATACCAGGGTCAAGGCCGTTATCTGGAGTCATCTGATCGCCAAATCCTGGATGCCGGGTCCAGCCTGGCATGAGCTCCTGTTTGGAGGAGGCTAGCATGACAGAGCCCAGGTCTGGCCGGTCACTGTGGAGCAGGTTTAATAGGGAATTATACTGATGATCTGCCACCAACAAACCCTCGGCAGATGCAGGAGAGGGATACAGCATGGGAGGTAACACCAGACTCGTGCCCTGCCGTGGATCACTAAGCCAAACACTAGAGCTCTCCGCAGGAGCGTTAAGTGGCAGACGGGGGTTTGTCGGCAGATTTTCAGGCCTGCCAAGCTCGATTTGTCCTGAAGAATCTGTGCGTTCATAGCACAGATGCGATTGCATGTCCCAGTTACTTGTACTTGGCTGCTCTGCAAGACACCCAAATAGAAATATTTCACTGTatgaatgtatgtatatatattcaCTGTTTTTTGACTATGTTTATAAGGTATTAAGATATTTAGTGATAAAGGAATGTGTTACCAGATTTGACCGATTTGCAGGGTTTCTTGTTTTTAGTGATGTCTCCTTTTGGCTTGGTGACATTTTCTAACGCACGTGAGAAATGTGCATCTACCATGCTATTAATATCTCCCTGGAAATAGGTGAGGAGTAGACTTCCTGATTGCTCCTCTGCCTTCCCAGCCACTGGACTCCCTGGTTGGTGCTCCATCACTGAGATTATAGAGATTAACAGTGTGTGCTAATTTACTCATCTGTCCAAATTATGTGATGTTAAAAATGTACATTgtgaataaatacattttatgtGTTCAATCTCCTTTGGATAAAACAGCAAATGTTTCATCTACTTCTCTAAATTGATCTTCTGGGTATAATTGTATGATATTTGGACATTTATCCTTTGAATCTCTTACTTCtatctcagcaaaaaaaaaaagtgtataagaCATTAACTTGTTATAGTGTGGAAAAAtcaacttgagaaaaaaaaatgcatggcaTGTCTCAAATATGAAACACTGTCCTATCCATCGCATGAATACACATGGGATGATATTACAAAACTATTAAGTCACTGAATATTTAAATAGACCACATTTTCAACTGGAAATTTAGcttcttcttcaaaaaaaaatACTCTACAGAAGTTCCTTtcatttgttttccacagaatacaTTTTTGATGAAAGAAAAATCAGCATaaaatctgcttttaggacttgcccCAGCTAAAACTTCAAATTGTTTACTACTAAAAGATATTTTTCATAATATTATGCTCTGAGATGTGTAATGATTGCAGTTCCTGGATTTCTTACAATGCTTTCTTACTCACCTGCAATAGATGTCTTGTATATCCAAACTGAAACACTGAGCCTGCTCAAAGTCTGCAGCTGGATATCATCTAGACATCTGGAAATAACTGGTATGGAAAAGAATCCTTGTCTTCGGTGAACAAATTGTATTTTTCTTGAGCTATTAGACAAGGGGTTCTACTTAAGTGTTAGCGTCTTTATTTAATGATGTCCGGCACAGGTGTGTTCTTTTTGCAGTTCTCCCAGCATGAGCAGAATGTGACTGAACTGGTTAAACCACACTGACGCAGAAGGGGAAAGCACGCTTCTTAGAAAAGCACAGTGACTTCTGCAAGACTACAACTGGCCTTGCTGTCATTATTTCATTTTctttccagaattttttttttctaccacGAAGATGGAATCAATAATGGTGTTTGGATTTTTCTGTCTTATGGAAAGATCTATCATGAGCTGTGCCATTAAATGCCTTTGATTTGCTGTATTGGTTTTTAACACATTCAGAAAAAAACCCCAGCAATGTTGCTAGGTTTGATTACTAGTGAATTTCTGCTTGTATTTTAAAATCCCCATTTAAGTTTGGCTATTGTTTACTTATTTTTATTCCAACCTGACCCCAGGATCACCGCCACTAgctgaaatcagctgttctctGTAAGTGGGTTACCATGAATcataaccagtgtgtgtgtgtgtgtgtgtgtgtgtgtgtgtgtgtgtttttcctagGACAGGAAATCACAACATACCCTTGtcaaagttattatatttattagTGAGGTCTTATGAGCCACTCGCCTGGTTATTTAAATGAGATGGAATCCACTGAAACCTGAGCAACTCAAAACCAGGTAGGCATATAAATAATGTCCATTTAGATCTAAATGTGTTCTGGgagtggaaagttcaggaataaaaacCCTGTTTCTCTACTAAATAGCCTGAATAAtactccatctatccatccattatccataaccacttatcctgtgcagggtcgcaggcaaactggagcctatcccagctgattatgggcgagaggaagGGTACACACTGGCcaaatcaccagatcatcacagggctgacacacagagacaaacaaccattcacactcacatctacggtcaatttagagccaccgattagcctaacctgcatgtctttggactgtgaggggaaccggagcaccagaggaaacccacacacggagagaacatgcaaactctacacagaaaggcccccatcggccactgggcttgaacccagaaccttcttgctgtgaggcgacagtgctaaccactacaccaccgtaccgtgccgccctgtatgatACTGTACATATTAAATTATTGACCTAATATTTGAATAGTTGACTTGGACTACCTACCTCTAGAAAACATCACTGTCTTAATGTTGAGATGTCGAGATATAGCAACAATTATCCTGTTTTCCTGAGGAcagaatttgtttttgttttttgttattaTGACACAAATAATTAAGCTGTGAGAAAACAAATTAAAATTAGCTGGTTCATGTTATTTCCTTTAATTTTTTCTCCACTGAAGTGGCAATATATCATCAGTTGATAGGCTACTTAAATATAGAGTAAGTTAGAATTGGGGTGATTACATGAAATTCAATTGCGATTACGATTTCTTCTAAAGTTTAGATTACAATTACAATTATGATTACATCACATGTACCACAATTACGATTACAATTACAGCAAATACTATGCCAAATTCTgttatgaacaagtgcttttgacCTATTTAGGGACAAATTTGGGCACTTATGAGCAATACTATTCAATGAATCAAATGatgaaaataaagaagaagaaaaaaagaaccaGAATATTAGTTTtacttgcaacatttattataATTTTTCATTATGTATGTTTTCACATATAGTCTCTATTATTAACGTAAAATGTAATGTAAAACTGGCCAGTATACAAAGTGCAAGAGACTATATGTGAAACATACATAATttctttcttctatttctgatgagcagatcagttgatgtgtgtgtgctgtagtgtatacacaggaaaaatgactgagcagttttttccagagttaaaagtatgttCCTCAAAATAgtcaattttgctctattttgagtttagagagtaacatTTAgacttggagtgggagcaaaattacagagtaattgtgtaacagagttggttgtggctctgaattgaGTAGAATaggacaagagttaatttcaagacaagaTAATTTCAATCGAgtaaaataccaaaataaagtcaaataacagataaatgaagctgttgtaaaaagcagttttagaactgtgttggaatgtgtgaaaaaaacatgacctttggGACTTCacttgatgggattaagagttaatctgatgggattaagagttggcagtggcaggggttttcactcttctcattgaatggaatggaaatcttttgcccttctcattgaatacccttcCCACTGCCGACTCTTTATCCCAAAATAATAGGATATAAATTTTTTGATGACCAGTTAatggtccaaatcaatggagcagattgaagtttttgtgcttgatgcatTCCCAAGACTGAACAGaagcacctcaagtgaccaaaacggttcaacacaatgggtaaggtcatgtttttacacacattccaacacagttctaaaactgctttttagaacatcttcatttatctgttattttttcaaAAGCACAATCAtggcatacatactacatagatattattgtagctgaacctgtgctgaatacaaaaaagtcatatgactttgaaaatactgcttagatttgctgAAATTgataacaaaatcagagcataccaatttcattagagtgccagaaaataccctcagaccccagagggttaaaatctACTGACCTTGCAGGTAAATGGACCAAAGATGTTCAGTATACACAAGGTACCAATATTATTCACTTATATTTTTACCATCATGTAATTTTGTTATACTTATATGATTACCATTACTGGTACCTACGATTATGATTACAATTACAGCATGTTTCCTGAGTAAAATTATGATTACATAAAAATGTAATCGATTACAATCAATTATGATTATGATTACCCCATGTCTAGAGTACATATCTGAAGAAGAATTACATGCCAGATTGCCAGATGAATttctaagataaatatactaacatAAATTTAGAAGCCTTTATGGACAACCACACACTGCTCAAAAAGATCTCATGATTATCAAATATCAGGGCAATCTAAACATAAAAAGTTATGAGAATGAATAAAGTAGCAGTCAAAGGTATGAAcacctctactcattcataggtttttctgtattttgattattttctacattgtggaacaatactgaagacatcaaaactataaaataatgtggaacatgtatggaattgtgtggtatattaaaaagtgttaaacaatgtttcatattttagattcttcaaaatagtcACTGTTTAccttttgcacactattggcattgtcttaaccggtttcatgaggtaatcacctggaatgcttttcaattaacaggtgcctcgtcaaaagttaattaatgcagTTTCTtggcttcttaatgcatttgagatcaaacagtcttctttttttggctgctcctgttaggggccgccacagcggatctaatccgcatatttgattttgcataggtttttacaccggatgcccttcctgacgcaaccctccccaatctatccgtgcttgggactggcactaagtatgcactggctcatacaaccccagtggctgggtattttacctaatctgcatgtctttgaactttaggggaaactggagcacccgaaggaaacccacgcagacatggagagaacatgcaaactccacacagaaaggtccctcatCGGTCATggagttcaaacccagaaccttcttgctgtgaggtgacaatgctaaccactgcaccaccgtgacaTCCTcatttgaaatcaaacagtaaatagtaaaagtattccacaactgtagtaatccatattatgtcatgaACCCCTCaacaaagtaaagagaaacgacatccatcattactttaagacatgaagtgtcttttaattaataaaaataaagaaaaaaaaacattgaattataaGATATGCCCTTTTTTGTCTCATACTGTCTAACAGGGCATCTAAATATAAATTTTGAATGCTTTTTAGGATTTGTTAGTATGAGCCTCTAAATGAGCATTTTTGTAGTCTGAATCTTAACCATGACATATTCGAACATAGCCAATCATACCTATAGATTATCAAATGATCTGTTGAATCTAATAAGAAGATAGAATAGATATAACAGTGTAACTAAATAAAGAACTGCAGATGAGGGTCAATCAAAGTGCTGATAACTAAAGCCATTTGTGCTCCACTGCAATGTGGAAATATACATCTTTCAGACCTATTGTCACAAATGAATACTCTTAGTTCATTATAACCAATATGTGTAGCACACAAAATGGCAGTTGTTTCAAGGTTTATTTGGTCCAGGATGGGGCAGATTCCACCTCCATTTTGGAATCAGAGCATTGTTTATCTACCCTTTCTCTGTTGCCTGATTGTCTAACAGGAACTACACGTCTGCAATTGATATAGTCAGTGGGCTTGGTCTTGTACCTTTGTGGGGTGGGCTATGTGTTTGGTGGTGATCGACACGTTGTTGAGATGCTTTGGGCATTTACAGCAACTCTTGAAGTGTTGGGTCACACCCCAAACCATTAGTGTGCTCTGAGCTGACCTGCATGGTACATCTCCCTCCATCTGTTGTTGCAGTCTCTAAAACCCAAGATTGCATTAATAGTGTCATACCAGAAGAGGGCGCCAGAAAAAGGCAACCTGTGGCTCAAATGTTTAAATCATGCTTGAAACAGGAGGAGGTGAAAGCCTAGCGTTTTCTGATCCTCTGTGCTCAAGGCATTTCCAGGTACTAGTGCTAGATGGCACAGAGAGTTTTAAACAGCTATGTCTAACAGGGGAACTGATCTCAAGTCTAGTGCTTCTCCATCTTTTGGTGTAGCCAGCATATGTCATTTTTATCAGATCTCAAATGTAGTGCATGTGCAAATGTGCATAACAGCTttcaaatatacaaccccgatttaaaaaaattgttgtgatgctgtgtaaaatgtaaataaaaacagaatgtgataatttgcaaatcacggaaaccctatagttcattgaaaatagtccaaagacaacatattgttgaaattgagaaattttattgttttttgaaaaatatatgcacattttgaatttgatgtcagcaacacgtttcaaaaaagttgggacaggggcatgtttatcactgtgttccatcacctctacttttaacaacactctgtaaacatttgggaatgaaggagaccaattgctgtagttttgaaagagaaatgttgtcccattcttgcctgatatacaattacagttgctcaacagttcggtgtCTCCTTTgatatattttgcacttcataatgcaccaaatgttttaaatgggagacaggtttggactgcaggcaggccagtttagcacctggactcttttactacagagtcatgcagttgtaatatgtgcagaaagtggtttggc
The Neoarius graeffei isolate fNeoGra1 chromosome 8, fNeoGra1.pri, whole genome shotgun sequence genome window above contains:
- the vgll1 gene encoding transcription cofactor vestigial-like protein 1, which encodes MEHQPGSPVAGKAEEQSGSLLLTYFQGDINSMVDAHFSRALENVTKPKGDITKNKKPCKSVKSEQPSTSNWDMQSHLCYERTDSSGQIELGRPENLPTNPRLPLNAPAESSSVWLSDPRQGTSLVLPPMLYPSPASAEGLLVADHQYNSLLNLLHSDRPDLGSVMLASSKQELMPGWTRHPGFGDQMTPDNGLDPGVPVMEKKDLYWY